From Sinorhizobium sp. RAC02, a single genomic window includes:
- a CDS encoding amidohydrolase family protein, with translation MSHATGLDEEEIAICAETGTTIVHNPSAVAAIMARCPVTELIDAGVTVVIGSDATAPDRSADMFRHMQQCMHYHRTHFHDPSWLPPGKALEMCTIDAARVLGLETEIGSLEPGKKADIILVDLRRPHLYPAHMPEFRVTYFANGNDVHTVLIGGKVLLRDRQPVHVDQDAVLDAAQREADKMIDRLGLRYALETPRMFWGHSRDLDLIE, from the coding sequence CTGTCGCATGCCACCGGCCTGGACGAGGAAGAGATCGCGATCTGTGCCGAGACCGGCACCACCATCGTGCACAATCCAAGCGCCGTCGCCGCTATTATGGCGCGCTGCCCGGTGACGGAGTTGATTGATGCCGGCGTCACCGTCGTCATCGGCTCGGACGCCACCGCTCCGGACCGTTCGGCCGACATGTTCCGCCACATGCAGCAATGCATGCACTACCACCGCACCCATTTCCACGATCCGAGCTGGCTGCCGCCGGGCAAGGCGCTGGAAATGTGCACCATTGACGCCGCGCGCGTGCTTGGCCTCGAAACGGAGATCGGCTCGCTGGAGCCGGGCAAGAAGGCCGACATCATCCTCGTCGACCTGCGCCGCCCGCATCTCTACCCGGCCCACATGCCGGAATTCCGCGTCACCTATTTCGCCAATGGCAACGACGTGCACACCGTGCTCATCGGCGGCAAGGTTTTGCTGCGGGATCGGCAGCCGGTCCATGTCGATCAGGATGCCGTGCTCGACGCAGCACAGCGTGAGGCGGACAAGATGATCGACCGGCTCGGCCTGCGTTATGCGCTGGAGACGCCGCGCATGTTCTGGGGCCACAGCCGCGATCTGGACCTGATCGAATAA
- a CDS encoding polysaccharide biosynthesis tyrosine autokinase: MHQRTVPHSRVFRGEPDPSDSFIDLNRLLTILVRHTRLIAMTVVLAVALGVSYLVFATPIYTSMTQVLLDENLSRYAEETEPSAQSSQQADMRISSAVEILKSGRMALRVVDDLKLGDNEIILNPPQSPIAIAKGWMKSLTSFASTGPGPSEADLLNGRRQKAAAILQQSLNVERVARSSVVAVSFRSSDPQLAAAITKKYADAYLEDQLNANFDATEQATIWLQERLTDLQGRAQSAALEVERYKNENGLTSARGELMSEQQLSDLNSQLIVAQADTASASARYNQFKAIIEQGAEKAVDNATVPTRQTDNSLIQDLRGRYISVVKREQEITQNFGADHPQAVALRTDKEDLTRQIYQELQQLTASYRNEYEVARSREDSLRESIEKVAGNNAVANRSLVHLRELEQKATALKVLSESYLSRYEQASQQQSFPIAKARVISDAGVPVSPSSPSKTMVIGLSLVLGLMAGAALTFVQEMRERYFRVEGDVRTVLGLKPLGYLPLVGGQKKRKPAMIGAKAMKAEPTNPEEEDVIPLERMTRIVLDAPRSAFAETLRNAKLASDVMLQGQESRVIGVVSSLPGEGKSTVATNFAALLAASGKRTLLIDADLRKPSLSAMLKPTPEVGLVEAILGDIPWNQAIKIDRQTKLAVLPIALRSGSGALHHTNELVSSPGMKRLIAEVRKAFDYVIVDLAPLGPVVDAKAFEPLADGFVFVVEWGKTPSALVRDLLNAENRIEAKVLGVILNKTDMAALPRYSDFGAAEKYRQLYDQYYTESLQDAPRQV, translated from the coding sequence ATGCATCAACGCACCGTACCGCACAGCCGCGTTTTCCGCGGAGAACCGGACCCGTCCGATTCCTTCATCGACCTCAACCGCCTGCTCACGATCCTCGTGCGCCATACGCGGCTGATTGCGATGACGGTCGTCCTCGCGGTCGCGCTGGGCGTCTCCTACCTCGTCTTCGCGACGCCGATCTATACGTCGATGACGCAGGTGCTGCTCGACGAGAACCTGTCGCGTTATGCCGAGGAAACCGAGCCTTCGGCGCAGAGCAGCCAGCAGGCTGATATGCGCATATCGAGCGCCGTCGAAATCCTGAAATCCGGCCGCATGGCGCTGCGCGTGGTTGACGATCTCAAGCTTGGGGACAACGAGATCATCCTCAACCCGCCGCAATCCCCCATCGCGATCGCCAAGGGCTGGATGAAGTCGTTGACCTCGTTCGCCTCCACCGGTCCCGGGCCATCGGAGGCCGACCTGCTGAATGGCCGGCGCCAGAAGGCGGCGGCGATCCTGCAACAGTCGCTGAACGTCGAGCGCGTCGCCCGCAGCTCCGTCGTGGCGGTTTCCTTCCGCTCGTCCGATCCGCAGCTCGCCGCGGCGATCACCAAGAAATATGCCGACGCCTATCTCGAAGATCAGCTCAACGCCAATTTTGACGCCACCGAACAGGCGACGATCTGGCTGCAGGAGCGCCTGACCGACCTGCAGGGCCGCGCCCAGTCTGCCGCGCTCGAAGTGGAGCGCTACAAGAACGAGAATGGGCTGACCTCCGCCCGCGGTGAACTGATGTCGGAGCAGCAACTCTCTGACCTGAACAGCCAGCTTATCGTCGCGCAGGCAGATACTGCGAGCGCCTCGGCCCGCTACAACCAGTTCAAAGCGATCATCGAACAGGGCGCGGAAAAGGCCGTCGACAATGCGACGGTCCCGACACGCCAGACGGACAATTCGCTGATCCAGGATCTGCGTGGCCGCTACATTTCCGTCGTCAAGCGCGAGCAGGAAATCACCCAGAATTTTGGTGCGGACCACCCGCAGGCCGTGGCACTCCGCACCGACAAGGAAGACCTCACGCGGCAGATCTACCAGGAGCTCCAGCAACTGACGGCGAGCTACCGCAACGAATACGAGGTCGCCCGCTCCCGGGAGGATTCCTTGCGTGAGAGCATTGAAAAGGTCGCCGGCAACAATGCCGTGGCCAACCGATCGCTGGTGCACCTGCGCGAGCTGGAACAGAAGGCGACGGCGCTGAAGGTGCTGTCGGAATCCTATCTCAGCCGCTACGAACAGGCCTCACAGCAGCAATCCTTCCCGATCGCCAAGGCGCGCGTGATTTCCGATGCGGGCGTGCCGGTCTCGCCGTCGAGCCCCAGCAAGACGATGGTCATCGGCCTGTCACTGGTGCTCGGCCTGATGGCGGGCGCAGCACTCACCTTCGTGCAGGAAATGCGCGAGCGCTATTTCCGCGTCGAGGGCGATGTGCGCACCGTGCTGGGCCTGAAACCGCTCGGCTACCTGCCGTTGGTCGGCGGGCAGAAGAAGCGCAAACCGGCGATGATCGGCGCGAAGGCGATGAAGGCGGAACCGACCAATCCGGAGGAGGAGGACGTCATTCCGCTCGAGCGCATGACGCGCATCGTGCTGGATGCGCCGCGCTCGGCCTTCGCCGAGACGCTGCGCAATGCCAAACTTGCCAGCGACGTGATGCTGCAAGGCCAGGAAAGCCGGGTGATCGGCGTCGTGTCGTCGCTGCCCGGTGAGGGTAAATCCACCGTTGCGACCAATTTCGCCGCCCTGCTCGCCGCCAGCGGCAAGCGTACGCTGCTGATCGACGCGGACCTGCGCAAACCGAGCCTCAGCGCCATGCTGAAGCCGACGCCCGAGGTGGGCCTTGTCGAGGCTATCCTCGGGGACATCCCCTGGAACCAGGCGATCAAGATCGACCGCCAGACCAAGCTCGCCGTGCTGCCGATCGCGCTCCGCTCCGGCAGCGGCGCGCTGCACCATACCAACGAACTGGTCTCCTCCCCCGGCATGAAACGGCTCATCGCCGAGGTTCGCAAGGCCTTCGACTATGTGATCGTCGACCTCGCACCTCTCGGCCCTGTGGTCGATGCCAAGGCCTTCGAACCGCTTGCCGACGGCTTCGTCTTCGTCGTGGAATGGGGCAAGACCCCTTCGGCCCTGGTGCGCGACCTGCTCAACGCGGAAAACCGCATCGAGGCGAAGGTGCTGGGCGTCATCCTCAATAAGACCGACATGGCAGCGCTTCCCCGCTACAGCGACTTCGGGGCGGCGGAAAAATACCGGCAACTCTACGACCAGTACTACACAGAGTCGTTGCAGGATGCCCCGCGCCAGGTTTGA
- a CDS encoding UTP--glucose-1-phosphate uridylyltransferase, whose protein sequence is MERTKTVRKAVIPVAGNGTRFLPATKAMPKEMLTIVDRPVVQYALDEAREAGIEHVVFVTSRNKQVIEDHFDDTPELISSLEKSGKDDKVSELGRLLPTAGSVSFTRQQAPLGLGHAVWCARDVIGDEPFALLLPDMISFGPRGCLAGLMDLYEEVGGNVVGVEQCAPEDASQYGIVGKGKAVRHGFAVTHMVEKPKAGDAPSNFFLNGRYILQPEVFGHLAHQKRGAGNEIQLTDSMLKLSEAQDFHAHVYEGRTYDCGSKHGFIEANVAFALARPDIGAAVYESLRDMVMSHESRIRAA, encoded by the coding sequence ATGGAGCGAACCAAGACTGTCCGCAAGGCCGTCATTCCCGTTGCCGGAAACGGCACACGCTTCCTGCCGGCCACCAAGGCCATGCCGAAGGAAATGCTGACCATCGTCGACCGCCCGGTTGTGCAATACGCCCTCGACGAGGCGCGCGAAGCCGGCATCGAGCATGTCGTCTTCGTCACCAGCCGCAACAAGCAGGTCATCGAGGACCATTTCGACGACACGCCGGAACTGATCTCCTCGCTGGAGAAATCCGGTAAGGACGACAAGGTCAGCGAACTCGGCCGGCTTCTGCCGACCGCCGGTTCGGTGAGCTTCACCCGCCAGCAGGCACCGCTTGGCCTCGGCCATGCCGTCTGGTGCGCGCGCGACGTGATCGGCGACGAGCCCTTCGCGCTTCTCCTGCCCGATATGATTTCCTTCGGCCCGCGTGGCTGCCTTGCCGGCCTCATGGACCTCTACGAGGAAGTCGGCGGCAATGTCGTCGGCGTCGAACAATGCGCCCCGGAGGACGCTTCCCAATATGGCATCGTCGGCAAGGGGAAAGCCGTGCGGCATGGTTTTGCCGTCACCCACATGGTGGAAAAACCGAAGGCAGGCGACGCGCCGTCCAACTTCTTCCTCAACGGCCGTTACATCCTGCAGCCGGAAGTCTTCGGTCATCTCGCCCATCAGAAGCGAGGCGCCGGCAACGAGATTCAGCTCACCGACAGCATGCTGAAACTCTCCGAAGCACAGGACTTCCACGCCCATGTCTACGAGGGACGAACCTATGACTGCGGCTCGAAGCACGGCTTCATCGAGGCCAATGTCGCCTTCGCGCTTGCCCGCCCAGACATCGGCGCCGCCGTCTACGAATCCCTTCGTGACATGGTGATGTCGCACGAGAGCCGGATTCGCGCGGCATAA
- a CDS encoding glycosyltransferase family 2 protein, producing MNGTSQPDVSVVIAAYNAADTIQRAILSAAAQRDVTVEIIVVDDCSTDETRHIVSSMGEANVQLVALKHNRGPGGARNAGFAIARGRWIAVLDSDDTMRPERLRRLIDVAEHQDAAVAVDNLDVLHLDGRVERMFPHDLLARTPVLTLSNFIDSNRIFRSTHNFGYMKPVFRRAFLEGNTLSFDEDLRIGEDYLLLASALAAGGKCVVVPEAGYSYHIREASISRVLHLHHVDAMLAGDRRFLARFALKGTDTAAQRRRTRNLEETRSFLALIQHLKNRSFGPALRVALGDPVALRHLRMPLAARWRRLMAASSHRKTAAPRAAPSPSTAQDLPLKNKG from the coding sequence ATGAACGGCACATCTCAGCCCGATGTCAGCGTGGTGATCGCCGCCTACAACGCAGCCGATACGATCCAGCGCGCGATCCTCAGTGCCGCGGCCCAGCGCGATGTGACGGTGGAGATCATTGTCGTCGACGATTGCTCGACGGACGAGACCCGCCACATCGTTTCCTCCATGGGCGAGGCCAATGTGCAGCTCGTCGCGCTCAAGCATAATCGCGGACCGGGCGGGGCGCGCAATGCCGGCTTTGCAATCGCCCGCGGCCGATGGATCGCGGTGCTCGATTCCGACGATACGATGCGACCCGAGCGTCTGCGCCGCCTGATCGACGTTGCGGAACACCAGGACGCGGCTGTGGCCGTCGACAATCTCGACGTGCTGCATCTCGATGGCCGTGTGGAGCGGATGTTCCCGCATGACCTGCTGGCCCGCACGCCGGTTCTGACCCTGTCGAACTTCATCGACTCCAACCGGATTTTCCGTAGCACGCACAATTTCGGCTATATGAAACCCGTCTTCCGGCGGGCATTTCTCGAAGGCAACACGCTCTCCTTCGACGAGGATCTGAGGATCGGCGAGGACTACCTGCTGCTCGCCTCCGCGCTTGCCGCCGGCGGCAAATGCGTCGTGGTGCCGGAAGCGGGCTACAGCTACCACATTCGCGAAGCCTCGATTTCGCGCGTGCTCCACCTCCATCATGTGGACGCGATGCTGGCTGGCGACCGGCGCTTCCTCGCGCGATTTGCGCTGAAGGGCACCGACACCGCCGCACAACGTCGGCGCACGCGCAACCTCGAAGAGACCCGCTCCTTCCTCGCCCTCATCCAGCATCTCAAGAATCGTTCGTTCGGGCCTGCCCTCAGGGTAGCGCTCGGCGATCCCGTCGCGCTCCGGCATCTCAGGATGCCGCTCGCCGCCCGATGGCGCCGCCTGATGGCCGCGTCGTCCCATCGCAAAACGGCCGCGCCCCGCGCGGCTCCCTCCCCATCGACAGCGCAAGATCTGCCGCTCAAGAACAAAGGATAA
- a CDS encoding glycosyltransferase family 2 protein, whose product MTPLRADIAVCTFRREALDDTLASLARLIVPEGVHLRIIVADNDAEPSARERVDAAQTAMPVELVYVHCPAGNISIARNACLDAADADFLAFVDDDETVEPLWLDRLLAEAETSGADVVLGPVQAVYAPEAPGWMRHGYFHSTHPVWVKGEIRTGYTCNVLMRLAAASIAGRRFDLALGRSGGEDTAFFDQVHAAGGRIAFAKDAWVREPVPASRARFSWLAQRRLRMGQTHGRILAERHEGAARWAAAVLATTKCTACFAAALALALLPARRNRFLLRGLLHAGAIAGLFGARTIEPYGKLEAVR is encoded by the coding sequence ATGACCCCGCTTCGCGCCGACATCGCCGTCTGCACCTTCCGTCGCGAGGCACTTGACGACACCCTGGCATCGCTCGCCCGGCTGATCGTGCCCGAGGGTGTGCATCTGCGGATCATCGTTGCCGACAACGATGCCGAGCCCAGCGCCCGCGAGCGCGTGGACGCCGCCCAGACGGCGATGCCGGTGGAGCTGGTGTATGTGCATTGCCCGGCCGGTAACATCTCCATCGCTCGCAACGCCTGCCTGGATGCGGCGGATGCCGATTTCCTCGCCTTCGTCGATGACGACGAGACGGTGGAACCGCTCTGGCTCGACCGCCTGCTTGCCGAAGCAGAGACAAGCGGTGCCGATGTCGTTCTCGGTCCTGTCCAGGCGGTCTATGCACCGGAGGCACCCGGCTGGATGCGGCACGGCTACTTCCATTCCACCCATCCCGTCTGGGTGAAGGGCGAAATCCGCACCGGCTATACCTGCAACGTCCTGATGCGCCTCGCGGCCGCGTCGATTGCAGGGCGACGCTTTGATCTCGCACTCGGGCGAAGCGGCGGCGAGGACACGGCTTTCTTCGATCAGGTACATGCAGCCGGCGGGCGCATCGCCTTTGCCAAGGACGCCTGGGTGCGCGAACCCGTGCCGGCTTCCCGCGCGCGCTTTTCCTGGTTGGCGCAGCGGCGTCTGCGCATGGGCCAGACGCATGGCCGGATCCTGGCCGAACGACATGAAGGCGCTGCCCGCTGGGCGGCGGCGGTGCTCGCAACGACCAAATGCACCGCCTGCTTTGCCGCAGCGCTGGCGCTCGCTTTGCTGCCGGCACGACGCAATCGCTTTCTCCTGCGCGGCCTCCTTCATGCCGGCGCCATAGCCGGCCTGTTCGGCGCCCGCACCATCGAACCCTATGGAAAGCTGGAGGCGGTACGATGA
- a CDS encoding glycosyltransferase family 2 protein yields MTVDAVKSVRCLIVIPCLNEASYLEPLIQQLEPTLKELTATLVVVDGGSTDGTRDIAKRLAQSLPNLHVLDNPRRIQAAAINLAVETFGLEHDYLIRIDAHGTYPHDYCRVLVEEALATEADSVVVAMQTVGFGLFQKATAVAQNSVLGNGGAKHRAGAESHWVDHGHHALMRISAFRAVGGYDENFNANEDAECDYRLNKAGYRIWMTARTSMIYYPRASAPLLFKQYFRYGRGRARNFLKHRSRPSLRQMIPLMVAPVAVGAFLAAITWIAAVPFVLWAAACLGYGAWMALGQRNPYGPLAAVSAMIMHFAWSAGFWREVLDLRQRRVVA; encoded by the coding sequence ATGACCGTTGACGCTGTAAAATCCGTGCGTTGCCTGATCGTGATTCCGTGCCTCAACGAGGCGTCCTATCTCGAGCCGCTGATCCAGCAGCTCGAGCCAACACTGAAGGAACTCACGGCCACGCTCGTGGTCGTGGATGGCGGCAGCACGGACGGAACGCGCGACATCGCCAAGCGCCTCGCGCAAAGCCTGCCGAACCTGCACGTGCTCGACAATCCGCGGCGCATCCAGGCCGCTGCCATCAACCTCGCCGTCGAAACCTTCGGCCTGGAGCACGACTATCTGATCCGCATTGACGCTCACGGCACCTATCCGCACGACTATTGCCGCGTGCTGGTCGAGGAGGCACTGGCGACCGAGGCTGATTCCGTCGTGGTCGCCATGCAGACCGTTGGTTTCGGCCTGTTCCAGAAGGCCACCGCCGTCGCGCAGAATTCCGTGCTCGGCAATGGCGGCGCCAAACATCGCGCCGGGGCAGAAAGCCACTGGGTGGATCATGGCCACCACGCGCTGATGCGCATTTCGGCCTTTCGCGCGGTCGGCGGCTATGACGAGAATTTCAACGCCAACGAAGACGCCGAATGCGACTACCGCCTCAACAAGGCCGGCTACCGCATCTGGATGACGGCGCGAACGAGCATGATCTACTATCCCCGCGCCAGCGCGCCGCTGCTGTTCAAGCAGTATTTCCGCTATGGCCGCGGGAGGGCCCGCAATTTCCTGAAACACCGCTCGCGCCCGAGCCTCCGGCAGATGATTCCGCTGATGGTTGCCCCGGTTGCCGTCGGCGCCTTTCTAGCGGCCATCACCTGGATTGCAGCAGTACCGTTCGTGCTGTGGGCGGCGGCCTGCCTCGGCTACGGCGCCTGGATGGCACTGGGGCAACGCAATCCCTATGGCCCGCTCGCCGCCGTCTCCGCGATGATCATGCATTTTGCCTGGTCGGCCGGTTTCTGGCGCGAGGTGCTGGATCTCCGACAGCGGAGGGTGGTGGCATGA
- a CDS encoding glycosyltransferase family 4 protein: MLRVLYLVHDLSDPAVRRRVMMLRAGGAEIKLAGFRRGENRLADIEGIVPLELGATEDARFARRLLAVIGATATLGSRLHTVARPDVIIARNLEMLVLANKAAAYFGGAVPIVYECLDVHRLLLRKDLVGRALRAAESRFGRNASLLVTSSPAFVEHYFKPLSGIRAPLHLLENQVLELDGSVDELPARTKPENEPWRIGWFGAIRCSKSLALLSDFTRRMDGRFEVLLRGRPARSEFEDFDGLVAREPFIRFEGPYRNPEDLAAIYAGVDFSWAIDFFEEGQNSAWLLPNRLYEGCRHGALPIVLAGTETARLALQRGVGISLADARPETLIEQFTAFDGKAYRELHANLVELGPRPWIIDRADCTAFVQRLAALRQPGAQPAVPHPLPSLVATKVDVHDR, encoded by the coding sequence ATGCTCCGTGTCCTGTATCTCGTCCATGACCTATCCGATCCGGCCGTGCGCCGGCGGGTGATGATGCTGCGCGCCGGTGGTGCCGAAATCAAGCTTGCCGGTTTCCGGCGCGGCGAAAACCGGCTTGCCGATATCGAGGGCATCGTCCCGCTGGAGCTTGGCGCAACCGAGGACGCCCGCTTTGCTCGACGCCTTCTGGCAGTGATTGGCGCGACGGCGACACTCGGGAGCCGGCTGCACACTGTCGCTCGACCCGACGTCATCATTGCTCGCAATCTCGAAATGCTGGTGCTTGCCAACAAGGCGGCGGCATATTTCGGCGGCGCGGTTCCGATCGTCTACGAATGCCTCGACGTCCACCGCCTGCTTCTGCGCAAGGATCTGGTTGGCCGTGCATTGCGCGCGGCGGAAAGCCGTTTCGGCCGAAACGCCAGCCTGCTCGTCACCAGTTCGCCAGCCTTTGTCGAACACTACTTCAAGCCACTCTCCGGCATTCGCGCACCTCTGCATCTGCTGGAGAACCAGGTCCTGGAGCTGGATGGCAGCGTGGACGAACTGCCGGCGCGGACGAAGCCGGAGAACGAGCCCTGGCGTATCGGCTGGTTCGGGGCGATCCGCTGCAGCAAATCCCTGGCACTGCTGTCGGATTTCACCCGGCGCATGGACGGGCGCTTCGAGGTCCTGTTGCGCGGCCGGCCGGCGCGCTCCGAGTTCGAGGATTTCGATGGCCTGGTCGCACGCGAACCCTTCATCCGCTTCGAGGGGCCTTACCGCAACCCGGAGGATCTTGCCGCGATCTATGCGGGGGTGGATTTCTCCTGGGCGATCGATTTCTTCGAGGAAGGCCAGAATTCCGCCTGGCTCCTGCCCAACCGGCTCTATGAAGGCTGCCGGCATGGCGCCCTGCCAATCGTTCTTGCGGGCACGGAAACCGCGCGGCTTGCCCTTCAGCGCGGGGTCGGCATTTCGCTTGCCGACGCGCGGCCCGAAACGCTGATCGAGCAGTTCACCGCCTTTGACGGCAAGGCTTACCGCGAACTCCACGCCAATCTCGTTGAGCTCGGGCCGCGGCCATGGATCATCGACCGGGCGGATTGCACGGCGTTTGTCCAACGCCTTGCAGCCCTTCGGCAACCGGGCGCCCAACCGGCTGTGCCGCACCCTCTCCCTTCCCTCGTCGCAACCAAGGTGGATGTCCATGACCGTTGA
- a CDS encoding glycoside hydrolase family 16 protein yields the protein MATVSPLAAQEDADGTSFVEEFDQLDKKLWYVSDGWNNGAHQNCTWSAKQVAVRDGKLELSFDAASGGERQYVCGEVQTRQRYGYGTYEVRMKSATGSGLNSAFFTYIGPTDKKPHDEIDFEVLGKDTSRVQVNQYIAAKGGNEKLVDVPGGADSGFNDYAFVWEKDRLRYYLNGALVHEVTDPQKLPTNAQKIFLSLWGTDTLSDWMGRFAFAGPTKLEVERIAFTAEGEACQFDGSVACLMN from the coding sequence ATGGCCACAGTCAGTCCCCTCGCCGCTCAGGAGGATGCAGACGGCACCTCCTTCGTCGAAGAGTTCGACCAGCTCGACAAGAAGCTCTGGTACGTCTCCGACGGCTGGAACAACGGCGCCCACCAGAACTGCACCTGGTCGGCCAAGCAGGTCGCGGTGCGTGACGGCAAGCTGGAACTCTCCTTCGATGCCGCGTCAGGCGGTGAGCGCCAATACGTCTGCGGTGAGGTGCAGACGCGCCAGCGCTACGGCTACGGCACCTATGAGGTGCGCATGAAGTCGGCCACTGGCTCCGGGCTCAACTCGGCCTTCTTCACCTATATCGGCCCTACCGACAAGAAACCGCATGACGAGATCGATTTCGAGGTTCTCGGCAAGGATACGTCACGCGTCCAGGTCAACCAGTACATCGCGGCCAAGGGCGGCAATGAAAAGCTGGTCGACGTGCCTGGCGGTGCCGACAGCGGGTTCAACGACTATGCCTTCGTCTGGGAAAAGGATCGCCTTCGCTACTACCTCAATGGCGCGCTGGTGCACGAGGTGACGGATCCGCAAAAACTCCCCACCAACGCCCAGAAGATTTTCCTCTCGCTCTGGGGCACCGACACGCTGTCCGACTGGATGGGACGCTTCGCCTTTGCCGGGCCGACAAAGCTTGAGGTCGAGCGCATTGCATTCACCGCCGAAGGCGAAGCCTGCCAGTTCGACGGCTCCGTCGCCTGCCTCATGAATTGA
- a CDS encoding acyltransferase, giving the protein MTHTVDIDATVSARINVMRIVLISGIIFVHVPYDPATSPYLGQFGGLDWMRVFLADSLFRIGVPCLSAISGYLLFQRGWGAFDYAKTLRTKASTILLPFLLWNTAFLVLVYAVQSQGIGFGYLPDVVNASPRDLMNLTLAIETWPINIPLYFLRDLLLCLLLSPLIALALLRYPRTVLALMLAYAVLPVPNGIFLKKAILFGFSFGVCAALHRVDIKRLDRFAAPVVLAVLTMAVLLSLALYAYGPEFPVWLDAARSLAAIAGIFGAWALSALLIRTSTGQALSRLGGLSFWIFCAHYPLLILFWMVWNRLGIPDYPLFYAASPVLALAILVSTHAAARRFLPSLHAILTGRRIGGQKRQSAERSQHAPMKPSDTLAQRR; this is encoded by the coding sequence GTGACCCACACCGTGGATATCGACGCGACCGTTTCAGCGCGCATCAATGTGATGCGCATCGTGCTGATCTCCGGGATCATCTTCGTGCACGTTCCCTATGACCCGGCGACCAGCCCATATCTCGGCCAGTTCGGCGGGCTCGACTGGATGCGCGTGTTCCTGGCCGACAGCCTCTTCCGGATCGGCGTGCCGTGCCTTAGCGCCATTTCCGGTTATCTGCTGTTCCAGCGCGGCTGGGGGGCGTTCGATTACGCCAAGACACTGCGCACGAAGGCCTCGACGATCCTTCTGCCGTTCCTGTTGTGGAACACGGCCTTCCTTGTCCTCGTCTATGCGGTCCAGTCGCAGGGCATCGGTTTCGGCTACCTGCCCGATGTCGTCAACGCCTCGCCGCGTGATCTGATGAACCTCACGCTCGCCATCGAAACCTGGCCTATCAACATCCCGCTCTATTTCCTGCGCGACCTGCTGCTTTGCCTGCTGCTGTCGCCGCTTATCGCTCTCGCCTTGCTGCGCTACCCGCGCACGGTGCTCGCCCTGATGCTCGCCTATGCGGTGTTGCCGGTACCGAACGGCATCTTCCTCAAGAAGGCAATCCTGTTCGGTTTCAGTTTCGGCGTCTGCGCCGCCCTGCACCGCGTCGACATCAAGCGCCTGGATCGGTTTGCAGCCCCTGTCGTGTTGGCCGTGCTCACCATGGCCGTCCTGTTGTCGCTGGCGCTCTATGCCTATGGCCCGGAGTTCCCGGTCTGGCTCGATGCGGCGCGCAGTCTCGCGGCGATCGCCGGCATCTTCGGCGCCTGGGCGCTGTCGGCGCTGCTCATTCGAACCAGCACGGGTCAGGCCCTGTCGCGGCTCGGCGGGCTCAGCTTCTGGATCTTCTGTGCCCACTATCCGCTGCTCATCCTGTTCTGGATGGTGTGGAACCGCCTCGGCATTCCCGATTATCCGCTGTTTTACGCGGCAAGCCCCGTGCTGGCGCTCGCCATCCTCGTTTCGACGCATGCGGCGGCACGGCGCTTTCTGCCCTCGCTGCACGCCATCCTCACCGGTCGCCGCATCGGCGGCCAGAAACGGCAATCGGCCGAACGATCCCAACATGCGCCGATGAAGCCCTCAGACACCCTCGCTCAAAGGAGGTGA